A single Lactuca sativa cultivar Salinas chromosome 8, Lsat_Salinas_v11, whole genome shotgun sequence DNA region contains:
- the LOC128127712 gene encoding uncharacterized protein LOC128127712, with protein sequence MTQINTSSATCSGIGSFPSNHGESQGYSRECTYKDFMNAKPLNFNGTGGVMILRQWIEKTEAVFEICACLENNKVKFATCTFLEKALTWWNGHVKALTLKVANSISWETLKIMLMREYCPRVEIQKLEQELWSLEMVSSDISTYTNRLCDLTILCPDMVSPESKKIVRYIWGLSPQSQSSVLASRPDTFDSAK encoded by the coding sequence ATGACGCAGATCAATACTTCTAGCGCTACTTGTTCAGGAATTGGGTCATTTCCTTcgaaccatggcgagagtcaagGGTACTCACGAGAGTGCACCTATAAAGATTTTATGAACGCCAAACCCCTGAATTTTAATGGAACTGGAGGGGTTATGATATTAAGACAATGGATAGAAAAGACAGAAGCAGTCTTTGAGATCTGCGCCTGCCTAGAgaacaacaaggtcaagtttgctacttgtacCTTTTTAGAAAAAGctttaacatggtggaatggccatgttaaggcacTGACTCTAAAAGTGGCAAATTCGATAAGCTGGGAGACCTTAAAAATAATGCTGATGAGGGAGTACTGTCCACGAGTGgaaattcaaaaactcgagcaggaactctggagtcTGGAAATGGTTAGTTCTGATATATCAACCTATACTAACAGATTATGCGACCTGACAATTCTTTGCCCAGATATGGTttctcctgagagcaagaaaatagtaagatatatttggggactgtcgcctcAAAGTCAGTCAAGCGTGTTAGCATCAAGGCCTgatacttttgatagtgccaaataA